The following proteins are encoded in a genomic region of Coffea eugenioides isolate CCC68of chromosome 6, Ceug_1.0, whole genome shotgun sequence:
- the LOC113776051 gene encoding uncharacterized protein LOC113776051 isoform X1, which yields MASSITLIAVFSIALFACITEARKNPTDSLQSAGINEHTEDNHHAELSLSNQKKTSDGNTLKDFESKPGSLLWNYQGNHAESKSKEEKPLMKDFESKLGSLLLYHYQGNHAESKSKEEKPLMKDFESKLGSVLLYHYQGNHAKSKSKEEKPLMKDFESKLGSLLLYHYQGNHAESKSKEEKPLMKDFESKLGSLLLYHYQGNHAESKSKEEKPLMKDFESKLGSLLLYHYQGNHAESKEVKDN from the exons ATGGCTTCATCTATCACTCTGATCGCAGTCTTTTCAATTGCCCTG TTTGCATGCATCACTGAAGCAAGGAAGAATCCTACGGACTCTTTGCAATCTGCTGGCATTAATGAGCATACTGAGGACAATCACCACGCAGAGTTGTCCCTTTCCAATCAGAAGAAGACAAGTGATGGTAACACATTGAAGGATTTCGAGTCGAAGCCGGGCTCCTTACTCTGGAACTATCAAGGCAACCACGCTGAGTCTAAGTCTAAGGAAGAGAAGCCTCTTATGAAAGACTTTGAGTCGAAACTCGGTTCCTTACTACTCTATCACTATCAAGGCAACCACGCTGAGTCTAAGTCTAAGGAAGAGAAGCCTCTTATGAAAGACTTTGAGTCGAAACTCGGTTCCGTACTACTCTATCACTATCAAGGCAACCACGCTAAATCTAAGTCTAAGGAAGAGAAGCCTCTTATGAAAGACTTTGAGTCGAAACTCGGTTCCTTACTACTCTATCACTATCAAGGCAACCACGCTGAGTCTAAGTCTAAGGAAGAGAAACCTCTTATGAAAGACTTTGAGTCGAAACTCGGTTCCTTACTACTCTATCACTATCAAGGCAACCACGCTGAGTCTAAGTCTAAGGAAGAGAAACCTCTTATGAAAGACTTTGAGTCGAAACTCGGTTCCTTACTACTCTATCACTATCAAGGCAACCACGCTGAGTCTAAGGAGGTGAAAGATAATTAA
- the LOC113776051 gene encoding uncharacterized protein LOC113776051 isoform X2, giving the protein MASSITLIAVFSIALFACITEARKNPTDSLQSAGINEHTEDNHHAELSLSNQKKTSDGNTLKDFESKPGSLLWNYQGNHAESKSKEEKPLMKDFESKLGSLLLYHYQGNHAESKSKEEKPLMKDFESKLGSVLLYHYQGNHAKSKSKEEKPLMKDFESKLGSLLLYHYQGNHAESKSKEEKPLMKDFESKLGSLLLYHYQGNHAESKEVKDN; this is encoded by the exons ATGGCTTCATCTATCACTCTGATCGCAGTCTTTTCAATTGCCCTG TTTGCATGCATCACTGAAGCAAGGAAGAATCCTACGGACTCTTTGCAATCTGCTGGCATTAATGAGCATACTGAGGACAATCACCACGCAGAGTTGTCCCTTTCCAATCAGAAGAAGACAAGTGATGGTAACACATTGAAGGATTTCGAGTCGAAGCCGGGCTCCTTACTCTGGAACTATCAAGGCAACCACGCTGAGTCTAAGTCTAAGGAAGAGAAGCCTCTTATGAAAGACTTTGAGTCGAAACTCGGTTCCTTACTACTCTATCACTATCAAGGCAACCACGCTGAGTCTAAGTCTAAGGAAGAGAAGCCTCTTATGAAAGACTTTGAGTCGAAACTCGGTTCCGTACTACTCTATCACTATCAAGGCAACCACGCTAAATCTAAGTCTAAGGAAGAGAAGCCTCTTATGAAAGACTTTGAGTCGAAACTCGGTTCCTTACTACTCTATCACTATCAAGGCAACCACGCTGAGTCTAAGTCTAAGGAAGAGAAACCTCTTATGAAAGACTTTGAGTCGAAACTCGGTTCCTTACTACTCTATCACTATCAAGGCAACCACGCTGAGTCTAA GGAGGTGAAAGATAATTAA